A genomic region of Limnohabitans curvus contains the following coding sequences:
- a CDS encoding lysophospholipid acyltransferase family protein produces the protein MLLKYLRLIHAFGHAFWILWIKFPKLSKERKLQAIKDWSQKTLNIIGIQVVHEAIPPPTENINIPRLLVANHVSWVDALIIQTIQPSIFIAKSEVRSWPIVGSIAKACGVVFVDRGSPSSARRMVDDVSSALHHGYCVAGFPEGTSSEGHVVSLFHANLFEAAINHNIQVQPLAIRYTNPQTGALCLKAAFIGDIGFVQSLHQVMASSGIHAKVHVGTTLSPEGHSRRTLAHLSHKSVSSQLELLSA, from the coding sequence ATGCTGCTGAAATACTTAAGACTCATTCACGCCTTTGGTCACGCCTTTTGGATTTTGTGGATCAAATTCCCAAAACTCAGCAAGGAGCGAAAGCTTCAAGCGATCAAAGATTGGTCTCAAAAGACGCTGAACATCATCGGCATCCAAGTGGTACACGAAGCCATCCCCCCTCCGACAGAGAACATCAACATCCCGCGGTTGCTGGTGGCCAACCATGTGTCGTGGGTGGATGCGCTGATCATTCAAACCATTCAACCCAGCATCTTTATCGCCAAATCTGAAGTGAGAAGCTGGCCCATCGTGGGCAGCATTGCCAAAGCCTGTGGTGTTGTCTTTGTCGATCGCGGCTCACCCAGTTCTGCACGACGCATGGTGGACGATGTGTCGAGTGCGCTGCATCACGGCTATTGCGTGGCTGGGTTTCCTGAAGGCACGAGCAGCGAAGGCCATGTGGTGAGCTTGTTTCATGCCAACTTGTTTGAAGCCGCCATCAATCACAACATTCAAGTACAACCTCTGGCCATCCGCTACACCAACCCACAAACGGGTGCTCTGTGTCTCAAAGCGGCCTTCATCGGTGACATTGGTTTTGTCCAATCCCTTCACCAAGTCATGGCATCCTCTGGCATTCACGCCAAGGTTCATGTGGGCACGACCCTCTCCCCCGAAGGACACTCTCGCAGAACCTTGGCGCATCTGTCGCACAAAAGCGTCAGCAGCCAATTGGAATTGCTCAGCGCATAA
- a CDS encoding TRAP transporter large permease subunit produces MMSRLLRGLTQADAGLAALALVLMAVIPLVEILSRPLMGKGIDNAPVVVQHLGLLMAMSGAIAAERFGHLTSLGVMVPRFYVLGQFGAAAVCGVLAWASGALVFSEMSAEQMLAYGMPVWWFQATMPVGFALLGLKLGARCSQQIGAKFLFALSAPVLGAFLAYSFDGDALPLWPWVIGLVLMLSFGAPIFAVLGGLALALFWQEGLPLASIALSHYQITVNPSLPALPLFTLAGLIFAGTGAAQRLGAVFVALFGGGKTGTVIAATVLCSCFTAFTGGSGVTILALGGLLLPLLQGVGYPERKGISLVTSASALGVLLAPSVPLIMYAIIARVPINTMFLAGIVPAVVMVVCLLIFGGYLRNDGNRQESTAGPAFNMAGLRHAAWVAKWELLAPVVAIGSLGTGFATPTESAALTAIYAVLTQAWAHHELDAQKLGACLSQCTQIIGGVMLILGMALGLTNYLVDAGIPDLATEWVQSVTQNKWVFLLALNVFLFAAGALMEIYAAIVVLVPLLLPLAISYGIDPVHFGIIFLANMEMGFLCPPAGMNIYFASAVFKQPIRTVAASVAPALVAIFVGTLMISWLPLLATGLPSLMASFMR; encoded by the coding sequence ATGATGAGTCGACTGCTTCGTGGCTTGACGCAGGCCGATGCCGGTTTGGCTGCTTTGGCTTTGGTCTTGATGGCGGTGATTCCGTTGGTCGAAATTTTGTCTCGGCCTTTGATGGGCAAGGGCATTGACAACGCACCGGTGGTGGTGCAGCACTTGGGTTTGCTGATGGCCATGTCCGGTGCGATTGCCGCTGAGCGCTTTGGACATTTGACGAGCTTGGGTGTGATGGTGCCTCGTTTTTATGTGCTGGGACAGTTTGGTGCTGCCGCTGTGTGCGGCGTGTTGGCTTGGGCGAGTGGTGCATTGGTGTTCAGCGAAATGTCCGCTGAACAAATGTTGGCTTATGGCATGCCTGTGTGGTGGTTTCAAGCCACCATGCCTGTGGGGTTTGCGCTCTTAGGGCTGAAGTTGGGGGCGCGTTGCAGCCAGCAGATTGGGGCTAAGTTCTTATTCGCGCTGAGTGCGCCTGTGTTGGGCGCTTTCCTGGCGTACAGCTTCGATGGTGACGCGTTGCCATTGTGGCCCTGGGTGATTGGCTTGGTGTTGATGCTGTCGTTTGGTGCACCTATTTTTGCGGTGTTGGGTGGTTTGGCCTTGGCGCTGTTTTGGCAAGAAGGTTTGCCATTGGCATCAATTGCCTTGTCGCATTACCAAATCACGGTCAACCCGTCATTGCCAGCGTTGCCGCTGTTCACGTTGGCTGGGTTGATATTTGCAGGCACAGGGGCTGCGCAGCGTTTGGGTGCTGTGTTTGTCGCGCTATTTGGCGGTGGAAAAACAGGAACGGTCATTGCTGCCACGGTCTTGTGTTCGTGTTTCACGGCGTTCACGGGCGGCAGTGGGGTGACGATTTTGGCTTTGGGTGGTTTGTTGTTGCCTTTGCTGCAAGGCGTGGGTTACCCAGAGCGCAAAGGCATCAGCTTGGTCACCAGTGCCAGTGCGCTGGGCGTGTTGTTGGCGCCCTCGGTGCCACTCATCATGTACGCCATCATTGCGCGTGTACCGATCAACACCATGTTTTTGGCGGGCATCGTGCCAGCGGTGGTGATGGTGGTGTGCTTGCTTATTTTTGGTGGTTATTTACGCAACGATGGCAATCGTCAAGAGTCCACAGCGGGACCTGCGTTCAACATGGCTGGGTTGCGTCATGCCGCTTGGGTTGCGAAATGGGAGCTGTTAGCACCTGTGGTCGCAATTGGCTCTTTGGGCACTGGCTTTGCCACGCCAACCGAGAGCGCCGCGCTCACCGCGATTTATGCCGTGCTCACGCAAGCGTGGGCACATCATGAGTTGGATGCCCAAAAGCTCGGCGCGTGTTTGTCGCAATGCACCCAAATCATCGGCGGCGTGATGTTGATTTTGGGCATGGCGTTGGGCTTGACCAATTATTTGGTGGATGCTGGCATTCCAGACTTGGCCACCGAATGGGTGCAAAGCGTGACGCAAAACAAGTGGGTGTTCTTGTTGGCGCTCAATGTGTTTTTGTTTGCTGCAGGGGCGTTGATGGAAATCTATGCCGCCATTGTGGTGCTGGTGCCTTTGTTATTGCCTTTGGCCATCAGCTACGGCATTGACCCAGTGCACTTTGGCATCATCTTTTTGGCCAACATGGAGATGGGCTTCTTGTGCCCACCTGCCGGGATGAACATTTACTTTGCATCGGCGGTATTTAAGCAACCCATTCGCACCGTGGCCGCTTCGGTAGCTCCTGCATTGGTGGCTATCTTTGTTGGAACCTTGATGATTTCATGGCTCCCATTACTGGCGACAGGGCTGCCAAGTTTGATGGCTTCATTTATGCGCTGA
- the dctP gene encoding TRAP transporter substrate-binding protein DctP — protein MSPLIKSFLQVCVAASFLCGQTVSWAAPDKQLRLGTLAPKNSLYHRQLMEVGEAWRAAQGGNAKFVVYPDGSQGGETELARRMRIGQLQGALLSVVGLREIEPSIAALQSMPLLFKSWEEVDYVREKMRPAMEKKFLDKGFVVLAWGDAGWVRFFSKDPAFKPEDYQKMKFFAWGGEADQQEIMKSMGYTPVPLETSDILPSVQTGMINVVPSTPYFALASQVYTMAPNMLEINWAPIVGALVITKKSWDDMTPETQAAVRAASDKAGAQIRTKARQEVEEAVDAMKKRGLVVNKPNAEQMRAWNDLAEKLYTRIRGTLVPAETFDEVFRHLKAYRAGKTK, from the coding sequence ATGTCTCCATTGATTAAATCGTTTTTACAAGTGTGTGTTGCCGCAAGTTTTCTGTGCGGCCAAACTGTGTCATGGGCGGCACCTGACAAACAGTTACGTTTAGGAACTTTGGCTCCTAAAAATTCGCTGTACCACCGCCAATTGATGGAGGTAGGTGAGGCGTGGCGCGCTGCGCAAGGTGGCAATGCCAAGTTTGTCGTGTACCCAGATGGCAGCCAAGGCGGTGAGACCGAGTTGGCACGCCGCATGCGCATTGGTCAGTTGCAAGGCGCTTTGTTGTCGGTGGTGGGTCTGCGTGAAATTGAACCGTCGATTGCGGCTTTGCAATCCATGCCCTTGTTGTTCAAGTCGTGGGAAGAGGTGGACTATGTGCGCGAAAAAATGCGCCCTGCCATGGAGAAAAAATTTCTCGACAAAGGTTTCGTGGTGTTGGCTTGGGGTGATGCGGGTTGGGTGCGTTTCTTTTCAAAGGACCCAGCCTTCAAACCTGAGGACTATCAAAAAATGAAATTCTTCGCGTGGGGTGGTGAGGCCGACCAGCAAGAAATCATGAAGAGCATGGGTTACACGCCTGTGCCGCTAGAAACCAGCGACATCTTGCCTTCGGTGCAGACGGGCATGATCAATGTGGTGCCATCCACACCTTACTTTGCTTTGGCCAGTCAGGTCTACACCATGGCCCCCAATATGCTGGAAATCAACTGGGCCCCGATCGTCGGTGCGCTGGTGATCACCAAAAAATCGTGGGACGACATGACGCCCGAAACACAAGCTGCCGTGCGTGCAGCCAGCGACAAAGCAGGGGCACAAATTCGCACCAAAGCGCGTCAAGAAGTGGAAGAGGCTGTGGATGCGATGAAAAAACGTGGCTTGGTCGTCAACAAACCCAATGCCGAGCAAATGCGCGCTTGGAACGACTTGGCCGAAAAACTCTACACACGCATTCGCGGCACCTTGGTGCCCGCCGAAACCTTTGACGAGGTGTTTCGCCACTTGAAGGCATACCGCGCAGGAAAAACCAAATGA
- a CDS encoding TRAP transporter TatT component family protein encodes MALSLLFSGCAVRPFVVDQTAQALSAQPMSSEDDLQLAREASAFYLKFSESVLKETPGHLKLAESVSAGFTQYAYAFVAFDAEKIDTKNPKVAAQMRERAARLYARAHRHAMVALERSHPGFGDALRKPDTKNPLQLTKTQVPLAYWAAASLGGWISMSKDAPDLVADLPLSMRLAELAWQTNPTYGQGALASLMGTLEAAKVGGSRPKAQAYFDQAIALSQGKEAGPLVAKAEGVALPAEDRKQFEQLLQQALAISQAHRSLQNEVMRERAQWLLSSVDELF; translated from the coding sequence TTGGCTCTTTCACTCTTGTTTTCAGGATGTGCTGTTCGTCCGTTTGTGGTGGACCAAACGGCGCAAGCCTTATCGGCACAACCCATGTCCAGCGAAGATGATTTGCAACTCGCACGTGAGGCCAGTGCTTTTTATCTCAAATTTTCAGAGTCGGTTTTGAAAGAAACACCGGGGCATTTGAAATTGGCGGAGTCGGTGTCTGCGGGGTTCACCCAATACGCTTATGCCTTCGTCGCTTTCGATGCCGAAAAGATAGATACAAAAAATCCGAAAGTGGCGGCCCAGATGCGCGAACGTGCTGCACGTTTGTATGCACGTGCACATCGCCACGCGATGGTGGCGCTTGAGCGCAGTCACCCAGGTTTTGGGGATGCCTTGCGAAAGCCCGATACCAAGAACCCATTGCAATTGACGAAGACGCAAGTGCCTTTGGCTTATTGGGCGGCAGCCTCTCTCGGTGGCTGGATTTCAATGTCTAAAGACGCCCCAGATTTGGTGGCTGATTTGCCACTGTCCATGCGATTGGCCGAGCTGGCTTGGCAAACCAACCCCACGTATGGGCAAGGTGCGTTGGCAAGTTTGATGGGCACTTTAGAAGCGGCCAAGGTGGGCGGTTCACGTCCAAAAGCACAGGCTTATTTCGACCAAGCCATTGCCTTGAGCCAAGGCAAAGAGGCGGGGCCACTCGTGGCCAAGGCCGAGGGTGTGGCGCTGCCCGCTGAAGACCGAAAGCAGTTTGAACAGTTGCTGCAACAAGCGCTGGCGATTAGCCAAGCGCACCGCAGTTTGCAAAACGAAGTGATGCGCGAGCGTGCGCAATGGTTGCTCTCATCTGTCGATGAACTTTTTTGA
- the ppk2 gene encoding polyphosphate kinase 2 translates to MADKHQLNEEQIQRLRDDLLDTLDEELEMSIDEEGSNTDRVKYFRELLRLQGELVKLQDWVVATKQKVVILFEGRDAAGKGGVIKRITQRLNPRVCRVAALPAPNDRERTQWYFQRYVAHLPAAGEIVLFDRSWYNRAGVERVMGFCNDDEYEEFFRTVPEFEKMLARSGITLIKYWFSITDDEQHARFLGRIHDPLKQWKLSPMDLESRRRWENYTVAKETMIERTHTPESPWWVVQAVDKKSARLNCIHHLLTHFNYHEIAHPEIDLPARVRNPDYIRHPVPDDMVVPEIYG, encoded by the coding sequence ATGGCTGACAAACACCAACTGAATGAAGAACAAATTCAACGCCTGCGCGATGACCTTTTGGACACGCTGGACGAAGAGCTTGAAATGTCTATCGACGAAGAAGGCAGCAACACAGACCGCGTGAAATATTTCCGCGAATTGCTGCGCTTGCAAGGCGAATTGGTCAAGCTGCAAGACTGGGTGGTGGCCACCAAGCAAAAAGTGGTGATCTTGTTTGAAGGTCGTGATGCCGCAGGCAAAGGCGGTGTGATCAAGCGCATCACCCAACGCCTCAACCCACGCGTGTGTCGTGTGGCTGCCCTACCCGCCCCCAACGACCGCGAGCGAACGCAGTGGTACTTTCAGCGCTACGTAGCCCATTTGCCCGCTGCTGGTGAGATTGTGTTGTTTGACCGCAGCTGGTACAACCGCGCAGGCGTCGAACGTGTGATGGGGTTTTGCAACGACGACGAGTACGAAGAGTTTTTCCGCACCGTGCCTGAGTTTGAAAAAATGTTGGCGCGCAGCGGCATCACACTCATCAAGTATTGGTTCTCCATCACCGACGATGAACAACACGCGCGCTTCTTAGGTCGTATTCACGACCCCCTGAAGCAGTGGAAGCTCAGCCCGATGGATTTAGAAAGCCGTCGCCGTTGGGAAAACTACACGGTCGCCAAAGAAACCATGATCGAGCGCACACACACACCCGAATCGCCATGGTGGGTGGTGCAAGCGGTGGACAAGAAGAGTGCACGTCTGAATTGCATTCACCACTTGCTCACGCATTTCAACTACCACGAAATCGCGCATCCAGAAATTGACTTGCCTGCGCGCGTGAGGAATCCGGACTACATCCGCCATCCCGTACCAGACGACATGGTTGTCCCAGAAATCTATGGATGA
- a CDS encoding diacylglycerol kinase yields the protein MNQIHENLQKQRRGLNRVIHAFGYSIQGLQAAMHEPAFKQEAYLAFVLIPLSFFLGSNWVEISVLSGSVIFVLTVELLNTGLESAIDRVGPQWHDLSKRCKDLGSAAVLLSILLCMSIWLTALFLKFSQYF from the coding sequence ATGAATCAGATTCATGAAAACCTGCAAAAGCAAAGACGTGGCTTGAACCGCGTCATCCATGCATTTGGCTATTCCATACAAGGTTTGCAAGCTGCCATGCATGAACCCGCGTTCAAGCAAGAGGCTTATCTTGCTTTCGTATTAATTCCGTTGTCGTTTTTTTTAGGTAGCAACTGGGTTGAAATTTCAGTTCTTTCAGGATCGGTGATTTTTGTTTTGACAGTCGAACTTTTAAACACAGGCTTAGAGTCTGCCATCGATCGTGTGGGCCCACAGTGGCACGATCTTTCTAAGCGTTGCAAAGACTTAGGAAGCGCCGCTGTGCTGCTTAGCATTCTGCTTTGCATGAGCATTTGGCTCACCGCACTTTTCTTGAAGTTTTCACAATACTTTTAG
- a CDS encoding CorA family divalent cation transporter: MLNKQKLVDGMVHSQHMHKHDFVESLLQKQHDAELQNFIAKQSATEIGSYLDALPLEEAQKLWHKIPAERENDVLWEISDERRIDIAGDRQPGFEDSKINVYQLVDGRLKSIPLSGRKDLEGAKPIWVDLVNSSKAERVFVGSHFGVELPDPIQATDLEVSARFHVEENDDIHLHSNFLLDRDGNSRSVPVAFILHGGILFSLRNEELSVFRLQRRRALTQPNYVTDCIDLLLDLYGADVEISADSLENIYAKLGVVGRHVLSEAITDQEAAGILADIAEEEDQNGRIRSNILDTQRALSFLMRGRLLTPDQISDAKQILRNIDSLNSHTAFLFDKINFLMDATIGFININQNKRVNQLTVFSVVFMPINILAGVGGMSEFSMMTEGTPWPLAYGGFLLGSAFIGLITYVLLKHFEKRRLKKQ, from the coding sequence ATGTTGAACAAACAAAAGTTAGTCGATGGCATGGTCCACAGCCAACACATGCACAAGCATGACTTTGTTGAATCCTTGCTTCAAAAACAACACGATGCAGAACTGCAAAACTTTATTGCCAAGCAAAGTGCCACCGAAATCGGCAGCTATCTTGACGCATTACCGCTCGAAGAAGCACAAAAACTTTGGCACAAGATTCCCGCAGAGCGTGAAAACGATGTGCTGTGGGAAATCTCGGACGAACGCCGCATCGACATTGCAGGCGATCGACAACCTGGTTTTGAAGACAGCAAGATCAATGTTTATCAACTTGTTGACGGTCGACTCAAAAGTATTCCACTGTCTGGCCGCAAAGACCTAGAGGGTGCAAAACCAATTTGGGTTGATTTGGTCAACTCCAGCAAAGCTGAACGTGTATTTGTTGGATCGCATTTTGGCGTTGAATTACCAGACCCTATTCAAGCCACCGACTTGGAGGTAAGCGCTCGATTTCACGTTGAAGAAAATGACGACATTCACTTGCATTCCAACTTTTTATTGGACCGTGATGGCAACTCTAGAAGCGTTCCGGTTGCTTTTATCTTGCATGGTGGAATTTTATTTTCTTTACGCAACGAAGAACTTTCTGTATTTAGGCTACAGCGCCGACGCGCCCTCACGCAGCCTAATTACGTCACTGACTGCATTGACTTGTTATTAGACCTCTACGGTGCAGATGTTGAGATATCAGCAGACTCTTTGGAAAACATCTATGCAAAGCTAGGCGTGGTAGGCAGACATGTACTCAGTGAAGCTATCACCGATCAAGAGGCTGCCGGAATCTTGGCCGACATCGCAGAAGAAGAAGATCAAAACGGTCGCATTCGCAGCAACATTCTTGATACACAACGGGCCTTGAGTTTTTTAATGCGCGGTCGATTGCTCACACCGGATCAGATTTCAGATGCCAAGCAAATTTTGCGCAACATTGATTCGTTGAACAGCCACACGGCTTTCCTGTTTGACAAGATCAACTTCTTGATGGATGCCACGATTGGTTTCATCAATATCAACCAAAACAAACGCGTGAATCAGCTCACTGTGTTCAGTGTGGTGTTCATGCCTATCAACATCTTGGCTGGCGTGGGTGGCATGTCTGAGTTTTCCATGATGACGGAAGGTACGCCTTGGCCGCTGGCATATGGTGGGTTTTTATTAGGTTCTGCATTCATCGGTTTGATCACGTATGTGTTGCTCAAGCATTTCGAGAAACGACGTCTTAAAAAACAATGA
- the phoR gene encoding phosphate regulon sensor histidine kinase PhoR gives MISRFLSFFSLLAFGAAIGFAWAVIGDKPQPVIYLLVGALTAGVIWMLVDAWRGYRVRSWLRHGDLGIVPQMSGWWGVVLERARKLLRERERSIDAGEQRLKDFLSAIQASPNGVVMLDANAQIEWCNQTAASQLGIHPERDVMQRIGNLLRDPVFTAYMAVEQPNEPIVMAGRKDRVERPVRISVQRHRYGEGKQLLLTRDVTMLEQAEAMRRDFVANVSHEIRTPLTVMSGFVETLQTLPLSVEEQKRYLALMAVQAIRMQGLVEDLLTLSRLEGSPIPNFSNTMRVSNLVQTCESEARGLSDAIAQGAAAQIIQFEMNPLLAQASLMGDPRELQSALSNLVSNAVRYTPAGGHIYVNVDQGVDGSLLISVRDTGAGIAAEHLPRLTERFYRVDRSRSRESGGTGLGLAIVKHVMQRHGGSLSITSEVGQGSCFKLVFPSTRWRLPA, from the coding sequence GTGATCAGTCGATTTCTTTCATTTTTCTCTCTCTTAGCCTTTGGTGCCGCTATCGGTTTTGCATGGGCTGTGATCGGCGACAAGCCGCAACCTGTCATTTATCTGTTGGTTGGGGCGTTGACTGCAGGTGTCATCTGGATGCTGGTTGACGCGTGGCGTGGTTACCGAGTGCGCTCTTGGTTACGTCATGGTGATTTGGGCATCGTGCCGCAAATGTCTGGCTGGTGGGGGGTGGTCTTAGAGCGTGCGCGCAAGCTTTTACGCGAACGTGAACGCAGCATTGATGCTGGCGAGCAACGCTTGAAAGATTTCTTATCGGCTATTCAAGCTTCACCCAATGGCGTGGTGATGCTGGATGCCAATGCGCAAATTGAATGGTGCAATCAAACGGCAGCATCGCAGCTGGGCATTCACCCCGAGCGCGATGTCATGCAACGCATTGGCAATTTGCTGCGTGATCCGGTGTTCACTGCGTATATGGCAGTTGAGCAGCCCAATGAGCCTATCGTGATGGCGGGTCGCAAAGACCGGGTTGAACGTCCAGTGCGCATTTCCGTGCAACGCCATCGTTATGGGGAAGGTAAGCAGCTGTTACTCACCCGCGATGTCACGATGTTGGAGCAAGCTGAGGCCATGCGCCGTGATTTTGTGGCTAATGTGTCGCACGAAATTCGAACCCCGTTGACAGTGATGTCTGGGTTTGTCGAAACATTGCAAACGCTGCCATTGAGTGTCGAGGAGCAAAAGCGCTACCTGGCCTTGATGGCGGTACAAGCCATTCGGATGCAAGGTTTGGTGGAGGACTTGCTCACGCTCTCGCGTTTAGAGGGCAGCCCCATCCCTAATTTTTCTAACACGATGCGCGTGTCGAACTTGGTGCAGACGTGTGAATCAGAGGCGCGTGGTTTATCGGATGCAATTGCTCAGGGGGCTGCAGCTCAAATCATCCAATTTGAGATGAATCCTTTGCTTGCCCAAGCATCACTGATGGGGGATCCACGTGAACTGCAAAGTGCTTTGTCAAATTTAGTGAGCAACGCGGTCCGTTACACCCCGGCAGGGGGACATATCTATGTCAACGTTGATCAAGGTGTGGATGGCAGTTTGTTGATCTCAGTGCGTGACACGGGAGCGGGAATTGCTGCAGAGCATTTGCCGCGCTTGACCGAGCGTTTTTATCGTGTAGACCGAAGCCGTTCGCGCGAATCGGGTGGCACAGGCTTGGGGTTGGCGATCGTTAAACACGTGATGCAGCGCCATGGTGGTAGCTTGTCTATCACCAGTGAAGTGGGGCAGGGTTCGTGCTTTAAATTGGTATTTCCATCGACCCGGTGGCGCCTACCCGCTTAA
- the phoB gene encoding phosphate regulon transcriptional regulator PhoB: MKVARVLVVEDESAIAELISINLRHNGMMPMLAGDGVAAQKHIDEVLPDVILLDWMLPGQSGLELARRWRADPRTKTTPILMLTARGDEPDKIAGLDAGADDYITKPFSTQELLARIRAVLRRRAPEQASDVVRIGGLQLDGSTHRVSFNDQGIKLGPTEFKLLNYLMHHAERVHSRSQLLDRVWGDHVFIEERTVDVHVKRLREALGAAGNMVETVRGVGYRITHQS; encoded by the coding sequence ATGAAAGTTGCACGCGTTTTGGTGGTTGAAGATGAGTCAGCGATTGCTGAACTCATTTCGATCAATTTGCGCCACAACGGCATGATGCCGATGTTGGCGGGTGATGGTGTGGCTGCGCAGAAGCACATCGACGAGGTGTTGCCCGATGTGATCTTGTTAGATTGGATGTTGCCTGGTCAAAGTGGTTTGGAGTTGGCCCGCCGTTGGCGTGCCGACCCACGGACCAAGACCACGCCCATTTTGATGCTCACCGCCCGTGGCGATGAGCCCGACAAAATTGCAGGTCTTGATGCCGGTGCGGATGACTACATCACCAAACCGTTTTCTACCCAAGAGCTGCTAGCGCGCATTCGTGCCGTGTTGCGACGCCGCGCCCCTGAGCAAGCCAGTGATGTGGTGCGCATTGGCGGCTTGCAATTGGATGGTTCGACACACCGTGTCAGCTTCAACGACCAAGGCATCAAGCTGGGCCCTACCGAATTTAAGTTACTCAACTATTTGATGCACCACGCTGAACGTGTGCACAGCCGCAGTCAGTTGCTGGACCGTGTGTGGGGTGATCACGTGTTCATCGAAGAACGCACGGTGGATGTGCATGTGAAGCGTTTGCGTGAAGCTTTAGGTGCAGCGGGTAACATGGTAGAGACTGTTCGTGGCGTAGGCTACAGAATCACTCATCAGTCCTAA
- the phoU gene encoding phosphate signaling complex protein PhoU, translating to MPEKHLSSQFDSDLNNISSHVMELGGLVESQIRQAVFALSQFSPEAADDVLVTENKVNSLEVEIDREIASVIGRRQPTARDLRLLMAMSKTTANLERVGDEAAKIARMVKSIIEGSAPRSLPSSDLRVSADLASGLLRKALDAFARLDVPMAVSILREDNEIDKEFDGFVRKLITYMMEDPRTISASLDLLFIAKAIERIGDHSKNIAEFIIYIVKGEDVRHTPLADVESSMS from the coding sequence ATGCCAGAAAAACACCTGTCCTCACAATTTGATTCCGACCTCAATAACATCTCTTCACACGTGATGGAGTTGGGTGGTTTGGTCGAGTCACAAATTCGCCAAGCCGTGTTTGCTTTGTCTCAGTTCAGCCCTGAAGCGGCTGACGATGTGTTGGTGACTGAAAACAAAGTTAACAGCTTAGAGGTTGAAATCGACCGCGAAATCGCCTCAGTCATTGGCCGTCGTCAACCCACTGCACGCGATTTGCGCTTGCTCATGGCCATGTCTAAGACTACCGCCAACTTGGAACGCGTCGGCGACGAAGCGGCCAAGATTGCTCGCATGGTCAAGTCCATCATTGAAGGCTCTGCACCACGTTCCTTGCCATCCAGCGATTTGCGTGTTTCGGCTGATTTGGCTTCAGGTTTGTTGCGCAAAGCACTGGATGCCTTTGCACGCTTGGATGTGCCGATGGCGGTGAGTATCTTGCGCGAAGACAACGAAATTGACAAAGAGTTCGACGGCTTTGTGCGCAAGCTCATCACCTACATGATGGAAGACCCACGCACCATCTCGGCCAGCTTGGATTTGCTGTTCATTGCCAAAGCGATTGAGCGCATTGGTGACCACTCCAAAAACATTGCCGAATTCATCATCTACATCGTCAAGGGCGAAGACGTGCGTCATACCCCATTGGCCGATGTTGAATCCTCGATGAGCTGA
- the pstB gene encoding phosphate ABC transporter ATP-binding protein PstB — translation MSEIKTAPKNAIEVRDLNFFYGKFQGLRNVTMDIAERKVTAFIGPSGCGKSTLLRTLNRMYSLYPGQRAEGEINFYGQNILDAKQDLNLLRARIGMVFQKPTPFPMTIYDNIAFGVRLYENLSKTEMDERVEWALTKAALWTEVKDKLGQNGLSLSGGQQQRLCIARSVAVKPSVLLLDEPTSALDPISTGKVEELVHELKADYTIAIVTHNMQQAARCSDYTAYMYLGELVEFGETEQIFFKPNKTATEDYITGRFG, via the coding sequence ATGTCTGAAATCAAAACAGCACCCAAAAACGCCATCGAAGTTCGCGACTTGAACTTCTTCTATGGCAAGTTTCAAGGCTTGCGCAATGTCACCATGGACATTGCTGAGCGCAAGGTCACCGCGTTCATCGGTCCATCCGGTTGCGGTAAATCTACTTTGTTGCGCACCTTGAACCGCATGTACAGCCTGTACCCAGGTCAACGTGCCGAAGGTGAAATCAACTTTTACGGCCAAAACATTTTGGATGCGAAGCAAGATTTGAATTTGCTGCGTGCCCGCATTGGTATGGTGTTTCAAAAGCCTACCCCGTTCCCGATGACGATTTACGACAACATCGCTTTTGGCGTGCGTTTGTATGAAAACCTCAGCAAAACTGAGATGGATGAGCGCGTTGAATGGGCCTTGACCAAAGCCGCGTTGTGGACCGAGGTCAAAGACAAACTCGGCCAAAACGGCTTGTCACTCTCGGGTGGTCAGCAGCAGCGTTTGTGCATTGCGCGCAGTGTGGCGGTGAAGCCCTCGGTGTTGTTGTTGGACGAGCCAACCTCGGCGCTCGACCCCATTTCGACGGGCAAGGTGGAAGAGTTGGTGCATGAGCTCAAAGCCGACTACACCATTGCCATCGTGACCCACAACATGCAGCAAGCCGCGCGTTGTAGCGACTACACGGCTTATATGTATTTGGGCGAATTGGTCGAGTTTGGCGAGACCGAACAAATCTTCTTCAAACCCAATAAAACTGCCACAGAAGACTACATCACTGGCCGCTTCGGCTAA